One segment of Solanum stenotomum isolate F172 chromosome 1, ASM1918654v1, whole genome shotgun sequence DNA contains the following:
- the LOC125871841 gene encoding 40S ribosomal protein S16-like — protein MQKQEAAAATVESVQCFGRKKTAVAVTHCKRGRGLIKINGVPIELVQPEILRYKAFEPILLLGRHRFAGVDMRIRVKGGGHTSQIYAIRQSIAKALVAFYQKFVDEQQKKEIKDILIRYDRTLLVADPRRCEPKKFGGRGARSRFQKSYR, from the coding sequence ATGCAGAAGCAAGAAGCAGCCGCAGCTACGGTGGAATCCGTCCAATGCTTCGGGAGGAAGAAGACGGCAGTGGCGGTGACTCACTGCAAGCGTGGACGTGGTTTGATCAAGATTAACGGTGTCCCAATCGAGCTTGTCCAGCCGGAGATCCTCCGGTACAAGGCCTTTGAACCAATCCTTCTCTTAGGCCGTCACCGTTTCGCTGGAGTCGATATGCGAATCCGTGTGAAGGGAGGTGGTCACACTTCTCAGATCTACGCTATCCGTCAGTCGATTGCAAAGGCACTTGTTGCGTTTTACCAGAAGTTTGTGGATGAGCAGCAGAAGAAGGAGATTAAGGATATTCTCATTCGCTATGATAGGACTCTCCTTGTTGCTGATCCTAGGCGTTGTGAGCCTAAGAAGTTTGGTGGTCGTGGTGCTCGTTCTAGGTTCCAGAAATCTTACCGTTGA